In Fimbriimonadales bacterium, the following are encoded in one genomic region:
- a CDS encoding fibronectin type III domain-containing protein, whose amino-acid sequence MGVFTLILLLSFSQNLPELKQPSGLAYDSTGRLYATWMESNAIAIYNEKEEEIKRWTNLGLESPRGIAIGKNGKIYLCDTGNHRIVCLNEDGTIYKTWGKRGKSDGEFESPQGIALDSSGNVIIADTYNHRIQIFDSEGKFLKKFGEYGDRAEQFNAPMDVAYRDGLLYIASGWNSRIDIYRYNPTSLEIQHVEPEDKGIIRGMWICASIDVLNDGSIIGLDSGNGFVAIWNPNDFSKPIRQFDGGNYGRFREPSSVAVSPNGNIAVADTKNDRILLLDKNLTDIPRPRVSGITSTSAVIEWETLIPVEKIPTLFVMKRTSRHNGELQKIQPKIRSLSNDSTSHSILVSNLEPGTGYVYRISHPYVRSIGKDKGLSHVYSFATRPAKGETTILNLPIAVIVRLDMYNPEGSGGKERGNPPPPEYLNYIRKEFADARLFYFINSRCTVNLNFDWFIYDKPLTSGQEFPAEAQDDAILRTKGKSREDYASLVVIDCERRYDPSRKAYYMQTSGGGTWGAHYYGIEEKMQPGHSVFLGGGDLAWLFTHEFHHAFDSMFHESGFEEYPFNHFADYRNGGFPGPFGEHWDGNAYILRIWPRHAFFYNLFGFITSTQDQDEDGIPDNDSSLPFDEKRWGSDPKKKSTAGDGIGDLQRLMFANWVPATLESINNASIEMIRPNPKKTDQTGMGIPDKLRKDPCVPFQEFISYGSPDIKKSIDEEREWGNKWGRFRSKWLEGGVYAKWDETALYLAFSFDRKPEAIQIITDFALDGVFSGQDNYYITIECDAGGAVIKDFFVHNGAQNKWPFADRELVKKESLRIASTERKDWFQVRLKIPWHLVSNLTLQEGDTYAFAFNFRVRKGVNQWNGDAIHLSAFEPYKLFRARLVK is encoded by the coding sequence ATGGGTGTTTTTACGCTTATCCTTCTTCTATCTTTTTCTCAGAATTTGCCTGAATTGAAGCAACCGTCTGGACTTGCTTACGATTCCACAGGGAGGCTCTACGCAACTTGGATGGAGTCGAATGCTATCGCGATATATAACGAAAAAGAAGAAGAGATAAAACGCTGGACGAATCTCGGTTTGGAATCTCCGAGAGGAATTGCAATCGGGAAAAACGGAAAAATTTATCTTTGCGACACGGGGAATCATCGAATCGTATGTCTCAACGAAGATGGGACGATCTATAAAACATGGGGGAAGCGAGGAAAAAGCGATGGTGAATTCGAAAGTCCGCAAGGAATCGCACTGGATTCTTCGGGAAACGTAATTATCGCCGACACGTACAATCACCGAATTCAGATTTTCGATTCGGAAGGGAAGTTTCTCAAGAAATTCGGAGAATATGGGGATAGAGCCGAGCAGTTCAACGCTCCTATGGATGTGGCGTATCGTGATGGATTGTTATATATCGCATCGGGATGGAATTCGCGCATCGATATTTATCGATATAATCCGACAAGTTTAGAAATTCAGCATGTAGAGCCAGAAGATAAAGGCATCATTCGCGGAATGTGGATATGTGCCTCGATTGATGTGCTGAATGATGGTTCTATCATTGGTTTAGACAGCGGAAACGGTTTTGTTGCAATTTGGAATCCGAACGATTTTTCTAAACCTATAAGACAATTCGATGGAGGGAATTACGGAAGATTTCGAGAGCCGAGCAGTGTTGCGGTTTCACCGAATGGCAACATTGCGGTCGCCGACACGAAAAACGACCGAATCCTTCTCCTCGATAAAAACTTGACCGATATTCCGCGACCGAGAGTGTCGGGAATCACATCCACGAGCGCAGTAATCGAATGGGAAACATTAATCCCCGTAGAGAAAATCCCGACACTTTTTGTGATGAAAAGGACTTCGCGACATAACGGTGAACTGCAAAAAATTCAACCGAAAATACGTTCCCTATCTAACGACTCTACGTCCCATTCTATTCTCGTTTCTAATTTAGAGCCGGGTACTGGTTATGTTTATCGAATATCTCATCCGTATGTTCGTTCGATAGGAAAGGATAAAGGATTATCGCACGTGTATTCTTTCGCCACACGACCTGCGAAAGGCGAGACGACGATTTTGAACCTTCCTATTGCGGTTATCGTGAGGCTCGACATGTATAACCCGGAGGGTTCAGGCGGTAAAGAACGAGGCAACCCACCCCCACCGGAATATTTAAATTATATTCGGAAGGAATTCGCTGATGCGCGTTTGTTTTATTTTATCAATTCTCGCTGCACTGTGAATTTGAACTTCGATTGGTTTATCTACGACAAACCTCTCACGAGCGGGCAAGAATTTCCAGCCGAGGCGCAAGACGATGCGATTCTGCGAACGAAGGGAAAATCCAGGGAAGACTACGCATCGCTCGTTGTGATCGATTGTGAAAGACGTTACGACCCATCGCGCAAGGCATATTACATGCAAACCTCCGGAGGAGGAACGTGGGGGGCGCATTATTACGGAATAGAAGAAAAAATGCAACCAGGGCACAGTGTGTTTTTGGGTGGGGGCGATTTGGCATGGCTATTTACTCATGAATTCCATCACGCATTCGATTCGATGTTTCACGAAAGCGGGTTCGAGGAATATCCTTTCAATCATTTTGCAGATTATCGCAATGGTGGATTTCCCGGACCTTTCGGAGAACATTGGGATGGAAATGCGTACATCCTGCGCATATGGCCAAGACATGCGTTCTTTTATAATCTTTTCGGATTCATCACATCCACCCAAGACCAAGACGAAGACGGGATTCCCGATAACGATTCCTCTTTGCCATTCGATGAGAAAAGGTGGGGCAGTGACCCGAAAAAGAAATCCACGGCAGGGGATGGAATAGGAGATTTACAAAGATTGATGTTTGCAAATTGGGTGCCCGCGACTTTGGAATCTATCAACAATGCCTCTATAGAAATGATTCGACCGAATCCGAAGAAAACCGACCAAACAGGAATGGGAATTCCCGATAAATTGCGAAAAGACCCGTGCGTCCCATTTCAGGAATTCATTTCTTACGGCTCGCCAGACATCAAGAAATCCATAGATGAAGAGCGAGAATGGGGAAATAAATGGGGAAGATTTAGAAGCAAGTGGCTGGAAGGAGGCGTGTACGCGAAATGGGACGAAACGGCGTTGTATTTGGCATTCAGTTTCGATAGAAAACCAGAAGCGATACAAATTATTACGGATTTCGCTCTCGATGGCGTTTTCAGTGGACAAGATAATTATTATATTACGATAGAATGCGATGCAGGGGGGGCTGTTATCAAAGATTTCTTCGTACATAATGGTGCACAAAACAAATGGCCCTTCGCCGACCGTGAGTTGGTCAAAAAGGAATCTTTGCGCATTGCGAGCACGGAAAGAAAAGATTGGTTTCAAGTTCGTTTGAAAATTCCATGGCATTTAGTGTCGAATCTCACCCTGCAAGAGGGTGACACGTACGCTTTCGCTTTCAATTTCCGCGTTCGCAAAGGTGTAAACCAATGGAACGGAGACGCCATCCATCTGAGCGCATTCGAACCGTACAAACTCTTCCGTGCAAGGCTCGTGAAGTAG
- the prfA gene encoding peptide chain release factor 1 codes for MWEKLEEIEKRYEQIQEDLQNPEIVSNLAKLKELGRANAELEPIVTTYRELKKKKRELEQAKALLEDADEGMRELAQKETEEIKASIEQLEEKLKQMLLPKDVNDEKGAIIEIKQGTGGDEAALFAADLFRMYCRFAERKGWKVEVIELVPTPIGGISHVSFAINAKGAYSLLKHETGVHRVQRVPKTEASGRIHTSAVSVVVMPEADEVDVTIRPEDLEIETFRSSGAGGQHVNKTESAVRIRHKPTGIVVSCQDERSQIQNRERAMRMLRTKLYDMQREQIEKEQATIRRSVGIGDRSEKIRTYNFPQGRVTDHRIGLTLYNLQSFLDGDMDEMLNALMQHEQAQKLAAASA; via the coding sequence ATGTGGGAAAAACTCGAAGAAATCGAAAAGCGTTATGAGCAGATTCAAGAAGATCTCCAAAATCCAGAGATCGTCTCGAATCTTGCGAAACTAAAAGAACTGGGTCGAGCAAATGCCGAACTCGAACCCATCGTCACCACTTATCGCGAGCTCAAGAAAAAAAAGCGTGAACTCGAACAAGCGAAAGCCCTGTTGGAGGATGCAGACGAGGGGATGCGCGAACTGGCGCAAAAAGAAACTGAAGAAATCAAGGCCTCCATCGAACAATTAGAGGAAAAATTGAAGCAGATGCTTCTGCCGAAAGACGTAAACGACGAAAAGGGAGCAATTATAGAAATCAAGCAGGGTACAGGGGGGGATGAAGCCGCTCTATTCGCTGCCGACCTCTTTCGTATGTACTGTCGGTTCGCAGAACGCAAAGGATGGAAAGTGGAAGTCATCGAATTGGTGCCCACGCCGATAGGGGGTATTTCGCACGTATCGTTCGCTATCAACGCGAAAGGGGCATATTCTTTGTTGAAGCACGAAACCGGGGTTCATCGTGTGCAGCGTGTTCCGAAAACAGAAGCATCCGGAAGAATTCATACGAGTGCGGTTTCCGTAGTCGTTATGCCGGAAGCGGACGAGGTGGATGTCACGATTCGTCCTGAAGATTTGGAAATCGAAACCTTCCGTTCGAGTGGAGCGGGGGGGCAACATGTGAACAAGACCGAATCCGCCGTGCGGATTCGTCATAAACCGACGGGAATCGTCGTGAGTTGTCAAGACGAGCGTAGCCAGATTCAGAACCGAGAACGCGCAATGCGAATGCTTCGAACGAAACTTTACGATATGCAGCGAGAGCAAATCGAAAAAGAGCAGGCGACGATTCGCCGCTCCGTAGGCATCGGCGACCGTAGCGAAAAAATACGTACGTACAATTTCCCTCAAGGTCGTGTTACCGACCATCGCATCGGCTTGACTCTCTATAATTTACAAAGTTTTCTCGATGGGGATATGGACGAGATGCTCAATGCTCTCATGCAACACGAGCAGGCACAAAAACTCGCTGCCGCTTCGGCATAA
- the lpdA gene encoding dihydrolipoyl dehydrogenase: MEAEKYDADLVVIGAGPGGYVAAIKAAQLGGSVICVEKEHLGGTCLNLGCIPSKAWIAIAERLGQIRHAGDLGIKLQGEPELDFKAMLARVEKIVKTQRGGIEMLFKKNNVKHIKGSASFKDTNTVEISNNGEKQTVRAKSFIIASGSGVMGLNIPGLEGENVWTSDDAVFPPFLPKSMLVIGGGAVGVEFAYIFNALGTKMTLVEMMPTLIPMFDEELGPELARCFKKQGIEVITSAMVEKAEKTKEGWKCTIKTPTGNKEVVVEVVLIGVGRKACFEGLNLEKVGVRTHKRGIEVVNDQMQTHASHIYAIGDVIGKIQLAHVASMEGIVAAHNAILNDGKRMDYRSVPNCVFTIPEVASVGLTESEARAQEYDVVIGKYGFRANGKAMAIGEQDGFVKVVAEKKYGELLGVHIIGPHASDLIHEGVAAIKLEATLPYMTDMIHAHPTLAEPILEAYEAAAHGKSIHSL, encoded by the coding sequence ATGGAAGCAGAAAAATACGATGCAGACCTCGTGGTAATCGGAGCAGGACCAGGTGGTTACGTAGCGGCGATAAAAGCCGCCCAACTCGGTGGCAGTGTGATTTGCGTGGAAAAGGAACATCTCGGAGGTACTTGTCTCAACCTCGGTTGCATTCCTTCGAAAGCATGGATTGCCATTGCGGAACGCCTCGGACAAATTAGGCATGCAGGAGATTTAGGGATAAAACTTCAGGGTGAACCCGAACTCGATTTTAAGGCAATGCTCGCGCGAGTGGAAAAAATCGTAAAGACACAAAGGGGCGGAATCGAAATGCTTTTCAAAAAAAATAATGTAAAGCACATCAAAGGTTCTGCTTCTTTCAAAGATACGAATACAGTAGAAATTTCTAATAATGGCGAGAAACAAACCGTCCGCGCAAAGAGTTTTATTATTGCGAGCGGTTCTGGTGTAATGGGATTAAATATCCCTGGTTTAGAGGGAGAAAATGTTTGGACGAGCGATGATGCGGTCTTTCCGCCTTTTTTGCCTAAAAGCATGCTCGTGATCGGAGGGGGGGCAGTCGGCGTCGAATTTGCGTATATCTTCAATGCTTTAGGGACGAAAATGACTCTCGTGGAAATGATGCCAACGCTGATCCCGATGTTCGACGAAGAATTGGGTCCAGAACTCGCGCGCTGTTTCAAAAAACAGGGCATCGAAGTGATAACGAGTGCGATGGTAGAGAAAGCAGAAAAAACGAAAGAGGGATGGAAGTGTACGATAAAAACTCCTACGGGAAACAAAGAGGTCGTCGTCGAGGTCGTTCTGATTGGCGTCGGACGGAAAGCATGTTTCGAAGGTCTCAATTTAGAGAAAGTGGGTGTACGGACTCATAAACGGGGTATCGAAGTCGTAAATGATCAAATGCAAACCCACGCATCGCATATTTACGCAATCGGAGACGTCATCGGAAAGATTCAACTAGCGCATGTCGCCAGTATGGAGGGAATCGTCGCCGCGCACAATGCGATTTTGAATGATGGCAAGAGAATGGACTATCGTTCAGTTCCGAACTGTGTATTTACAATTCCTGAGGTAGCGAGTGTCGGTTTGACGGAAAGTGAAGCGCGAGCGCAAGAATACGATGTCGTTATCGGAAAATACGGTTTTCGCGCTAACGGCAAAGCGATGGCTATCGGAGAGCAGGATGGATTCGTCAAAGTCGTTGCCGAGAAGAAATACGGTGAATTGCTCGGAGTTCATATCATCGGTCCACACGCGAGCGATTTAATTCACGAAGGAGTTGCAGCGATCAAACTCGAAGCGACATTGCCTTACATGACAGATATGATTCATGCTCATCCCACGTTGGCAGAGCCGATTCTGGAAGCCTACGAAGCGGCTGCTCATGGAAAGAGCATTCACTCTCTTTAA
- the hemW gene encoding radical SAM family heme chaperone HemW yields MEPVAVYIHIPFCPSKCGYCDFNSYAMTGEIVERTSRAIVNEIERSAHRGRPAKTIYFGGGTPTFIPTEQLLSIFSAVTRVHPPVSDCEISSEANPGTVDREKFRIMREAGFNRISIGGQSFDNRELVRLERIHQSADIERAVVSAREAGFDNINLDLMFALPGQSFRTWQKNLKHTLDLELDHLSLYCLTIEPNTKFYRRWLKGELELPEEEEQIAMYDYAVAEAESKGFRQYEISNFAKPGKECRHNLCYWRGEEYAAYGPGAVEQVGGIRWTHIKHPVRYCEAVEEGGDLACEKEFLTDEIRKEEAIMLGLRLNEGVTLDKIDPSPNALNKLIEKGWIARENGRIRLTKEGRHYCNQVIVEVL; encoded by the coding sequence ATGGAACCCGTTGCGGTTTACATCCACATCCCTTTTTGCCCTTCGAAATGCGGTTATTGCGATTTCAATTCTTATGCGATGACAGGAGAAATCGTCGAGCGTACATCACGCGCAATCGTGAATGAAATCGAACGAAGTGCGCATCGAGGACGCCCTGCAAAAACGATTTATTTCGGAGGTGGAACTCCGACTTTTATCCCTACCGAGCAGCTCTTGAGCATTTTCTCTGCCGTGACTCGGGTCCACCCCCCCGTTTCCGATTGCGAAATCAGCAGCGAGGCGAACCCAGGAACGGTGGATAGAGAAAAGTTTCGAATCATGCGCGAAGCTGGTTTTAATCGAATTAGCATTGGCGGACAAAGTTTCGATAACCGCGAATTGGTTCGGCTCGAAAGAATTCATCAAAGCGCGGACATCGAACGGGCAGTCGTCTCCGCACGAGAGGCAGGCTTCGATAATATCAATCTGGATTTGATGTTCGCTTTGCCTGGGCAATCTTTTCGAACGTGGCAAAAGAATTTGAAACATACCCTCGACTTAGAACTCGACCACCTCAGTTTATATTGTCTTACGATCGAACCGAACACGAAATTCTATCGCCGATGGTTAAAGGGCGAACTCGAATTGCCGGAGGAGGAAGAACAGATTGCGATGTACGATTACGCAGTCGCTGAAGCGGAATCAAAGGGTTTTCGTCAATATGAAATCAGCAATTTCGCGAAACCCGGAAAGGAATGTCGCCATAATTTATGTTATTGGCGGGGAGAAGAATACGCCGCGTATGGACCGGGTGCAGTAGAACAAGTGGGGGGGATTCGCTGGACGCATATCAAACATCCTGTAAGATATTGCGAAGCAGTCGAAGAAGGGGGGGATTTGGCTTGCGAAAAAGAATTTCTTACCGACGAGATACGAAAAGAGGAAGCCATCATGCTCGGTTTGAGGCTGAACGAAGGGGTGACCTTGGATAAAATCGACCCATCTCCAAATGCTTTAAATAAATTAATAGAGAAGGGATGGATTGCCAGGGAAAACGGAAGGATCCGCTTGACAAAAGAAGGAAGGCATTATTGCAATCAAGTGATCGTGGAGGTTTTATAA
- the dapB gene encoding 4-hydroxy-tetrahydrodipicolinate reductase, giving the protein MIKVGVIGASGKMGREVCQTIANTDDIELVFAVARHVGENICGVPLQNNFEQALKNQPVDAVVDFTHASCAADNAVLALEHGAVPIIGTSGLSEEDLSRIKKTAQSKNLPAYWIPNFAIGAVLMMKFSREAAKYFPDAEIIEMHHNQKADAPSGTALVTAEEIAKARSAPPSPSKTEIIKLEGARGGNLKDVRIHSLRLPGLLAHQKVIFGSPGEVLTIHHDSMSRSAYMPGVLLVLRNFKKFSGLVVGLEPFL; this is encoded by the coding sequence ATGATAAAGGTAGGTGTAATCGGTGCTTCTGGGAAAATGGGGAGAGAAGTTTGTCAAACCATTGCAAATACAGACGATATCGAACTCGTTTTTGCCGTTGCACGCCATGTGGGGGAAAACATTTGCGGTGTTCCGCTTCAAAATAATTTCGAACAGGCACTAAAAAATCAACCAGTAGATGCTGTTGTAGATTTTACGCACGCTTCCTGCGCTGCGGATAATGCCGTTTTAGCGCTCGAACATGGTGCCGTTCCGATAATCGGTACGAGTGGACTGAGCGAGGAGGACCTATCACGAATCAAGAAAACCGCGCAAAGCAAGAACCTCCCTGCGTATTGGATCCCTAACTTCGCCATCGGCGCTGTTCTCATGATGAAATTTTCGAGAGAAGCGGCGAAATATTTTCCGGATGCCGAGATTATAGAAATGCATCATAACCAGAAAGCGGATGCACCCAGCGGAACGGCGCTCGTTACGGCAGAAGAAATCGCAAAAGCCCGCTCCGCCCCCCCTTCGCCGTCAAAAACGGAGATCATAAAACTCGAAGGTGCTCGGGGAGGAAATTTGAAAGATGTGCGCATTCATTCTCTTCGTTTACCCGGATTGCTCGCCCATCAAAAAGTGATTTTCGGAAGTCCTGGCGAAGTTCTTACCATTCACCATGACAGCATGTCGCGAAGCGCCTACATGCCTGGAGTCTTGCTCGTATTGCGAAATTTCAAAAAATTCAGTGGCTTGGTCGTCGGTTTAGAACCGTTCTTATAA
- a CDS encoding DUF554 domain-containing protein — protein sequence MNTASVLGGGLLGLAVGQGLPSEYQSLSQSAIGIGTVAMGLKMFLDSKNVLIPIGAMILGGLLGHLIGLQAAMEALGEWAKRQLGSDSGTFQEAFVTTSILYCVGPMTLLGCLEDGLEGKVRLLGLKSLLDGVSSFFFSAALGVGALLSAGTVFIVQTPLTLGARAIRGLAEKPHILSEITGSGGLILVAIGLRLLEVKKLPTADFLPALLFAGIAGSIFLKHTRKT from the coding sequence ATCAACACAGCGAGCGTTTTAGGAGGCGGATTATTAGGTCTCGCCGTAGGTCAAGGACTTCCATCCGAATATCAGTCCCTCTCTCAATCGGCAATCGGAATTGGCACCGTTGCCATGGGGCTAAAAATGTTTCTGGATTCGAAGAATGTGCTCATCCCGATAGGAGCAATGATCTTAGGAGGCTTGTTAGGTCACTTAATTGGGCTTCAAGCGGCGATGGAGGCATTGGGAGAATGGGCAAAGCGACAACTGGGTTCCGATTCGGGAACCTTTCAAGAGGCATTCGTTACGACGAGCATTCTCTATTGCGTTGGACCGATGACACTTTTAGGATGTTTGGAGGATGGCTTGGAAGGAAAAGTGCGTTTGCTCGGTTTGAAGTCCTTGTTAGATGGAGTCTCTTCGTTTTTCTTTTCCGCTGCATTAGGCGTGGGAGCTCTACTTTCTGCCGGGACGGTTTTCATCGTGCAAACACCACTGACTTTAGGCGCGCGAGCAATACGCGGATTAGCGGAGAAGCCGCATATCCTCAGTGAAATCACCGGTTCGGGGGGGCTCATTCTCGTCGCTATCGGATTGCGCCTCTTGGAGGTTAAAAAACTCCCTACCGCGGATTTCCTGCCGGCTTTGCTCTTTGCAGGAATTGCTGGAAGCATATTTTTGAAACACACACGCAAAACATAA
- the prmC gene encoding peptide chain release factor N(5)-glutamine methyltransferase — MRTSIRDWLQNAERELREAGFESSSLEAQLLLAHALGVEREKLFPIEDEIFDSSQADSLLARRLKGEPIAYILGYKEFYGRRFFVNRHVLIPRPESEILVQCALEILRSGMCAADIGTGSGNLAITLALEKPSVYWIATDISEQALRVAKENASRFSVKMQFLLADLLSAFRERSLDVIVSNPPYVSFDDPLLEQGVRNWEPSVALFAERGISKIERLIKDASRVLKPGGALLFEFGMRQLDAIRKLIPEHFHVRIEQDLSGIPRVACLHFRE, encoded by the coding sequence TTGCGTACCTCCATTCGTGATTGGCTGCAAAATGCAGAAAGAGAACTGCGAGAAGCCGGTTTCGAGTCATCATCTTTAGAAGCACAACTGCTGTTAGCCCATGCATTAGGTGTCGAAAGAGAGAAATTATTTCCCATAGAAGATGAAATCTTCGATTCATCCCAAGCGGATTCGTTGTTGGCACGTCGCTTAAAAGGTGAACCGATTGCCTATATCCTCGGATATAAAGAATTTTATGGACGTCGGTTTTTCGTAAATCGCCATGTGCTCATTCCGAGGCCAGAATCGGAAATCTTAGTGCAATGCGCACTCGAAATTTTAAGAAGCGGAATGTGCGCGGCGGATATCGGAACGGGAAGCGGAAATTTAGCGATTACACTCGCATTGGAAAAACCGAGTGTTTATTGGATTGCAACAGACATTAGCGAACAAGCTTTACGTGTGGCTAAAGAAAATGCTTCTCGGTTCTCGGTCAAGATGCAATTTCTTTTAGCCGATTTATTATCGGCTTTCCGTGAGCGTTCGTTGGATGTCATCGTTTCCAACCCTCCTTATGTTTCTTTCGACGACCCGTTGTTGGAGCAAGGTGTGCGAAATTGGGAGCCTTCGGTTGCTTTGTTCGCAGAACGTGGCATTTCGAAAATCGAGCGTTTGATTAAAGACGCATCTCGAGTGCTAAAACCGGGGGGCGCGCTCTTATTCGAATTCGGGATGAGGCAATTAGATGCGATTCGGAAATTAATCCCCGAGCATTTTCATGTGCGAATCGAGCAAGATCTATCGGGAATTCCGAGAGTGGCTTGTTTGCATTTTCGGGAGTGA
- a CDS encoding Gfo/Idh/MocA family oxidoreductase, which yields MDPLQWKIPEEELAPKLPKNSDYGIGILGCGEIVNLAHLPAYRAAGLNVVACYDLREEAAKRTAEKFNIPNVCRTLDELLEREDVRIVDIAFHIEGRKEAIEKAAKAKKHILVQKPIANTLQDAEHMIAIAEKHNVKIQANQQARWAGVYLLLKKWVQNGAIGSLNFIHFDVRGWQDDPQTWYVKMPNFTLCDHGIHYFDLVLYFADKEPQKIAAMQTAFPGQVSVAPMLYGALIFFEEGLMVCHTFHNKVEIPNPWEFRVVLDGDEGAIFCDGSKGILRRKDGTFIEQEPKSRWFPDAFLGPMADLMDAIEEDREPACSGRSNLRTLRLVLSALESAEKNTVVFL from the coding sequence ATGGATCCATTGCAATGGAAAATCCCCGAAGAAGAACTCGCTCCGAAATTGCCGAAAAATTCCGATTACGGGATCGGCATTCTCGGTTGCGGGGAAATCGTCAACCTCGCGCATTTGCCCGCTTATCGTGCGGCAGGATTAAACGTCGTCGCCTGTTATGATCTTCGAGAAGAGGCGGCGAAACGAACTGCAGAAAAATTCAACATCCCTAACGTATGTAGAACCCTCGATGAGTTATTAGAGAGAGAAGATGTTCGGATTGTGGATATTGCATTCCACATCGAAGGCAGAAAAGAGGCTATCGAAAAGGCGGCGAAAGCGAAAAAACACATCTTAGTTCAAAAGCCCATCGCGAATACGTTACAAGATGCCGAACACATGATTGCCATCGCAGAAAAACACAATGTAAAAATTCAAGCGAATCAACAAGCCCGATGGGCTGGCGTTTATCTTCTTTTGAAAAAATGGGTGCAAAACGGCGCAATCGGGTCGCTCAATTTCATCCACTTCGACGTTAGAGGCTGGCAAGACGACCCGCAGACGTGGTACGTGAAAATGCCGAATTTCACACTTTGCGATCATGGCATCCACTACTTCGACCTCGTTCTCTATTTCGCAGATAAAGAACCGCAAAAAATTGCCGCGATGCAAACAGCTTTTCCTGGCCAAGTGAGTGTCGCGCCTATGCTTTACGGGGCGTTGATATTTTTCGAAGAGGGTCTAATGGTGTGTCATACATTTCACAACAAAGTAGAGATTCCTAACCCATGGGAATTCCGCGTCGTTCTCGATGGTGACGAGGGGGCGATTTTCTGTGACGGCTCGAAAGGGATTTTGCGAAGAAAAGACGGGACGTTCATAGAGCAAGAGCCGAAATCGCGCTGGTTTCCCGATGCTTTTCTCGGTCCTATGGCGGATTTGATGGACGCTATCGAGGAGGATCGAGAACCTGCTTGCTCGGGTCGTTCTAATCTCCGAACATTGCGTCTTGTTCTTAGTGCACTGGAAAGTGCAGAAAAAAATACCGTAGTGTTTCTTTAG